Proteins from one Daphnia pulicaria isolate SC F1-1A chromosome 3, SC_F0-13Bv2, whole genome shotgun sequence genomic window:
- the LOC124328392 gene encoding maestro heat-like repeat-containing protein family member 1 isoform X2, which produces MEEGNSEDSSSSLMDKANENATSLDEETSSQSTECQLNSHHLTEVHQSVLDETPNIGNAQDCKITEPTVNENLEEADVKKHDDSNSEEDIHAFLLKQTEVGEDAVLNGAGSASHSLSNGNEVTDETDNPHVVLRHKASMDDDEVFSSKPSARQLLHQPSKRLSSSIVDIDQLARCQHQAEDVAEVKSFTIALLELAFEKQPEISSNAVSTVQQLGRKHPSTVLRTLHAYLNASDSKSTTRILSTILTIMETTINPAIEAGHLDHALATALVKLALNEMTRSSELVPDIQLPSSNILVTVGTVYCKDVIELLGSRLQSNSMPHPSVLVSLASLATQNIYGTVLHLQNILKTVVGLLNTGHVKGSSLRCSFATALAKFSEALLFYLANMERAPDVSVKRDWFYEEIAQAFEILFLQWLPCKATLTCQEILEALGQMSQLLSEERIEQMAPKLLPSLIQSYKGPVEPLYVSRCLALFLDAFFHNGSELPDVTVHELLQALFQQMTILPDYNQPLTVKNNYEVLRCLERLARVHLDKVVSFLLIKVEQTSEQVRIAALTVLKHLINSLKDQMEPHVAVIGAQLKTLSMSDTNSLSNNVKKALVQVIVAMAVQGHLSASDTIHSGRHIQLIAFLLKLCTLSSGPDVGPISPSGLDVFLHPLNRASGLRGSISSISSNVVSNDELRQMCENVIHLLVTTQAQMEDLFWPLLLRYALDPEHNRAFGVISRALAHLVTKRRQEFSVGTASDVPSSTAIVARFFVLARSPVPLEKCSSILTFLQHFSAIVHPSLAQLWQAELPQLASQLKGNVMEQSANQNEWSLSLEKLADVTLARMKLAAPDWTRLLATDLLDQVALYGQQPLERGFLLNLIGVCVYHGVITQGPSYAMDFIMTSVRHNMIEESIGCASAMGWCARGHLDVALLRLQNLERNDYGRKSTGFLGFMKESRSELESDMLKCTAARCYARIVTDAPATELLLKVDKHIIRAIIYILQSSKDRLVRQEGLDAVASVARALWPERLQERYVLVKRPDLLKETLVQLKYVSPADQNSHAGSPSELQRLVEVSRFVVRGLDSLSALVRLPPVLGPDDQSTVLETGLERGIPLYTKLCQFAMEECWMIDASLAANHLLIALEGLTLHLLRSSLDPGMVDVIFSQLMPWANGPEGPMRRAALTLLRLTLTTFVREVEFEPGAPTRFGQGHIMIARILPRCTDPESAVRDLAVDCLGLILEIISKYLGYSREYEKSSIEKLESLKAGLGSADPTQSLIELANLLNSKTPASDVWVFLESAACGLSDPLPTSSSGVSFVMCLVLKVRGGEIHLRIKELLDMLLSRLRNVECPQTRRSILNGVCLLASHQRDTVASALLSHSLPHNEDISDCWRALAADPTQSTFILDHLIDILTHAAPYEERGPHANEAIVSFRLLSAISALKSMCLVQQISSALQTRFPHVFCLLILAQSCLLGASPPIHFPTNGTDQLSFVPVNREAYRLNPYQMCADTFKSVILCVQLDPLMEPLTEHRHWTNSGDLNAFCALVASMTALCTVFTTANLPYMIASFNTALKSSHQRHRLAAVAFYAELIHQRASGRDLDGVIRGLTSSLPDSSLLIRRIALKGLGALGDCDPRHLEALAPSVLNALMEGLEEDGREPNEGNSGTAREALEGLLRLVPVVSSHEVDRLASRLALRVRPFFEHELPQVRQAAISLLAQLFTSGSTLSTKSASAQLAEQVHATLTSLLLHLNESDPNVIRACKLALRQAGPLLDRSFDADKVGMGRISAMFQAHLPDEGRLNYLTFLTDLVKLIAVDCEEWISSNYLPAATSYFKSSAPELRANAALFVGLLCGASQANTIASQQRNVSLSLIRLLHDPVKSVRLQAMSAISLMFG; this is translated from the exons atggaaGAGGGAAATTCAGAAGATTCTAGTAGTAGTTTAATGGATAAGGCCAATGAAAATGCTACATCTTTAGATGAGGAAACATCCAGCCAAAGTACAGAAT GTCAACTTAACTCACACCATTTAACAGAAGTTCATCAGTCTGTTTTGGATGAAACTCCAAATATAGGCAATGCCCAAGATTGTAAAATCACTGAACCCACAGTCAATGAAAATTTGGAGGAAGCTGATGTAAAGAAACACGATGATAGTAATTCTGAGGAAGACATCCATGCTTTTCTCTTAAAGCAAACAGAAGTTGGAGAGGATGCAGTGTTGAATGGGGCAGGCAGTGCTTCACACTCTCTTAGCAATGGAAATGAAGTCACTGATGAAACTGATAACCCACATGTGGTATTACGACACAAAGCTTCCATGGATGACGATGAAGTTTTTAGCTCAAAGCCGTCCGCCAGACAATTATTACACCAACCTTCTAAACGGCTCAGTAGTAGCATTGTTGATATCGATCAACTCGCTCGATGTCAACATCAAGCTGAAGATGTAGCAGAAGTCAAGAGTTTCACAATAGCTTTGTTGGAACTAGCTTTCGAGAAGCAACCCGAAATATCCTCAAACGCTGTCTCGACTGTACAACAGCTTGGTCGAAAACATCCTTCAACTGTTCTAAGAACGCTTCACGCATATCTGAATGCCTCTGATAGCAAGTCAACAACCAGAATTCTTTCTACAATCTTAACAATTATGGAAACTACTATCAATCCGGCTATAGAGGCAGGGCACTTGGATCATGCCTTGGCTACTGCTTTGGTTAAACTGGCTCTGAATGAAATGACTAGAAGCTCTGAACTTGTGCCAGATATTCAACTTCCTTCTTCTAATATTTTGGTGACCGTGGGCACTGTTTACTGTAAAGACGTTATCGAGCTTCTTGGAAGTCGCCTTCAATCGAATTCCATGCCGCATCCGTCCGTTCTAGTGAGTTTGGCCTCTTTGGCTACACAGAACATTTATGGGACCGTCCTTCATTTGCAGAACATATTGAAAACGGTCGTCGGGTTATTAAACACGGGTCATGTCAAAGGCAGCAGTTTGCGTTGCAGTTTTGCTACTGCTTTGGCGAAATTCAGCGAGGCTCTTTTATTCTACCTTGCCAACATGGAACGGGCTCCGGATGTATCTGTCAAACGAGATTGGTTTTACGAAGAAATCGCGCAAGCATTTGAAATTCTCTTCCTACAGTGGCTACCCTGTAAGGCAACATTAACATGCCAGGAAATTCTTGAAGCCTTGGGGCAGATGTCACAACTATTATCCGAAGAACGTATTgaacaaatggcaccaaaacTTCTCCCGTCACTCATCCAAAGTTACAAAGGGCCAGTCGAACCACTGTATGTCAGCCGCTGTTTAGCTCTCTTTCTGGATGCATTTTTCCACAACGGGTCGGAACTTCCGGACGTTACGGTTCACGAGTTACTTCAAGCGCTTTTTCAGCAAATGACAATTCTGCCGGATTACAATCAACCATTGACTGTCAAGAATAACTATGAG gtatTGCGATGCCTAGAACGCTTGGCACGAGTACATTTGGATAAAGTGGTGAGCTTTTTACTCATTAAAGTAGAGCAAACGAGTGAACAAGTCCGCATAGCTGCTTTGACAGTGCTCAAGCACTTGATCAATTCACTTAAAGATCAAATGGAGCCTCACGTTGCAGTCATTGGAGCCCAGTTAAAAACTCTTTCCATGAGTGATACAAATTCCCTATCGAATAATGTCAAAAAAGCTCTCGTCCAAGTAATTGTGGCAATGGCCGTGCAAGGACATCTTTCAGCCTCGGATACGATTCATTCCGGCAGACACATTCAATTGATCGCCTTCTTGTTGAAGTTATGCACATTATCGTCAGGACCAGATGTAGGTCCAATTTCGCCATCTGGATTAGACGTCTTTCTGCATCCTCTTAATAGAGCATCCGGATTACGAGGAAGTATCAGTTCGATTTCATCCAACGTAGTTTCAAACGATGAATTAAGGCAAATGTGCGAAAACGTCATCCATCTGCTGGTGACCACTCAGGCTCAAATGGAAGACCTCTTTTGGCCACTCCTACTCCGTTACGCTCTCGATCCTGAACACAATAGAGCCTTTGGAGTTATCTCTCGAGCTTTAGCTCATCTAGTTACGAAAAGGCGACAAGAATTCTCCGTAGGGACTGCCTCAG ATGTGCCTAGTTCGACCGCTATTGTCGCCCGATTCTTTGTCTTAGCCAGATCACCTGTCCCACTGGAGAAATGTTCCTCCATTTTAACATTCTTGCAGCATTTCTCTGCAATTGTTCATCCGTCTCTGGCTCAGCTATGGCAAGCTGAACTACCCCAACTGGCTAGTCAGCTTAAAGGAAATGTAATGGAACAATCCGCTAATCAGAACGAATGGTCGCTTTCGTTGGAGAAGTTGGCAG ATGTGACCCTTGCGAGGATGAAACTTGCAGCACCTGATTGGACTCGTCTGTTGGCCACGGATCTACTTGACCAAGTTGCTCTCTATGGACAACAGCCACTTGAAAGAGGATTTTTGCTAAATCTTATCGGGGTGTGCGTTTATCATGGAGTCATAACCCAAGGTCCAAGCTATG cTATGGACTTTATCATGACATCAGTCCGTCACAACATGATCGAAGAGAGCATCGGGTGTGCCTCCgcaatgg GATGGTGTGCTCGTGGACATTTAGACGTCGCTCTGCTAAGATTGCAAAACTTGGAACGTAATGATTATGGCCGTAAGTCAACTGGCTTCCTAGGGTTCATGAAAGAAAGCCGAAGTGAATTGGAGTCGGATATGTTAAAATGTACTGCCGCCCGGTGTTATGCTCGCATTGTTACTGATGCCCCGGCTACCGAGTTACTTTTAAAAGTCGATAAGCATATCATTCGAGCCATAATTTACATTCTACAGTCTTCTAAAGATCGCCTAGTCCGTCAAGAAGGGTTGGATGCGGTGGCATCAGTCGCTCGGGCCCTTTGGCCTGAACGTCTTCAAGAGCGATACGTTTTAGTTAAGCGCCCTGATTTACTGAAGGAAACTTTAGTCCAGCTCAAGTACGTTTCCCCTGCGGATCAAAATAGTCATGCTGGATCCCCTTCTGAACTTCAGCGTTTGGTAGAAGTTTCCCGTTTCGTCGTTCGTGGCTTGGATTCCTTGTCTGCACTTGT TCGACTCCCACCAGTGCTGGGTCCCGACGATCAATCGACAGTGCTGGAAACTGGGCTTGAGAGAGGAATACCTCTCTATACCAAACTTTGTCAATTTGCCATGGAAGAGTGTTGGATGATTGATGCTTCATTGGCAGCAAATCATTTACTGATAGCCCTTGAGGGTCTTACACTCCATCTTCTCCGATCATCTCTGGATCCAGGCATGGTCGATGTAATCTTTTCTCAACTTATGCCGTGGGCCAACGGACCAGAGGGACCGATGCGTCGAGCGGCTCTTACTTTGTTAAGATTGACGCTAACCACTTTTGTTCGTGAGGTTGAATTTGAACCTGGTGCACCAACGCGCTTTGGTCAAGGTCACATTATGATTGCGAGG ATCTTGCCACGTTGTACGGATCCGGAGTCCGCCGTCCGTGATTTGGCAGTTGATTGCCTGGGCCTGATCCTTGagataatttcaaaatatctGGGCTATAGTCGCGAATACGAAAAATCTTCAATTGAGAAATTAGAATCACTAAAGGCCGGTTTAGGTTCAGCTGACCCCACCCAATCATTAATTGAGCTTGCCAAtcttttgaattcaaaaactCCGGCTAGCGATGTTTGGGTTTTCCTTGAATCGGCTGCCTGCGGGTTGAGTGATCCTTTGCCAACGAGTTCCAGTGGTGTATCTTTCGTCATGTGTTTGGTGTTGAAG GTTCGAGGAGGTGAAATCCACTTGCGAATTAAAGAGCTGTTGGACATGCTCTTGTCTCGCTTGAGGAATGTTGAATGCCCGCAAACGCGACGGTCCATCCTGAACGGCGTTTGTTTGTTAGCCTCTCACCAACGGGATACGGTGGCGTCAGCTTTGCTCTCACATTCCTTGCCTCATAACGAGGACATATCAGATTGCTGGAGAGCGTTGGCCGCTGATCCGACCCAATCTACGTTTATCCTGGACCATCTAATTGACATTTTGACTCACGCCGCCCCCTACGAGGAACGTGGGCCACATGCAAACGAGGCTATCGTCTCATTCCGTCTTCTTTCCGCCATCTCAGCTCTTAAATCGATGTGTCTCGTTCAGCAAATTTCCAGCGCTTTACAG ACTCGCTTTCCACACGTGTTTTGCCTCCTAATTTTGGCACAGAGCTGTCTGCTTGGTGCATCGCCACCAATTCATTTCCCAACTAATGGCACCGACCAGCTCTCCTTCGTGCCAGTTAATCGAGAGGCGTATCGTTTAAATCCTTATCAAATGTGTGCCGACACTTTTAAATCCGTGATTCTTTGTGTCCAACTCGATCCCCTAATGGAACCCCTCACGGAACACCGTCACTGGACTAATTCAGGAGATCTTAACGCTTTTTGCGCTTTAGTTGCAAGCATGACAGCGCTTTGCACTGTTTTTACAACAGCGAACTTGCCGTACATGATCGCCTCTTTCAACACTGCGCTTAAGAGTAGTCACCAACGACACAGGTTGGCAGCAGTTGCCTTCTATGCCGAATTAATTCATCAACGAGCCAGTGGCAGAGACCTTGATGGAGTTATTCGCGGTTTGACTTCATCGCTTCCGGATTCGTCCTTGTTGATCCGACGCATTGCGCTTAAGGGCTTGGGAGCATTAGGGGATTGCGATCCTCGTCATTTGGAAGCACTTGCACCTTCTGTTCTAAACGCTCTAATGGAAGGCCTAGAAGAAGATGGGCGCGAACCTAATGAAGGAAATTCTGGCACGGCTAGAGAAGCATTAGAAGGACTGTTACGTTTGGTTCCAGTAGTTTCTTCGCATGAAGTAGATCGACTGGCTTCTCGCTTAGCCCTACGTGTTCGTCCATTTTTCGAACATGAACTACCTCAAGTTCGTCAGGCAGCGATATCTCTGCTTGCCCAGCTGTTTACTTCAGGATCTACTTTGTCGACAAAGTCGGCTAGCGCCCAACTTGCTGAACAG GTACATGCGACATTAActagtcttcttcttcatttgaaCGAGTCCGACCCCAATGTTATTCGAGCTTGCAAGTTGGCGTTGCGTCAAGCTGGACCTCTGCTGGACCGTAGCTTCGACGCTGACAAAGTTGGTATGGGTAGAATTAGCGCCATGTTTCAAGCACACTTGCCTGATGAGGGGCGCCTGAATTACCTCACTTTTCTGACTGATTTGGTGAAGTTAATTGCTGTTGATTGTGAGGAATGGATCAGTAGCAATTATCTTCCCGCTGCGACGTCTTATTTCAAAAGTTCAGCCCCCGAGCTGCGAGCAAATGCCGCGCTTTTTGTGGGTCTGCTCTGTGGAGCAAGCCAGGCGAATACTATCGCGTCTCAGCAACGGAATGTTTCGTTGAGTTTAATTCGCTTGCTCCATGATCCGGTGAAATCCGTTCGGCTTCAAGCGATGAGTGCCATCAGCTTGATGTTTGGATGA